A window of Sebastes umbrosus isolate fSebUmb1 chromosome 6, fSebUmb1.pri, whole genome shotgun sequence genomic DNA:
aaatttttccaactgcagttacaaacactatattaaaacagcataaacaacaataacaaacgaTTCCACACAAGACAGTGAAATAgttccacagaaacagatgtttcaacacatacacagtccacgtacataatggcacatacaATCAaacacaccatggcaggtattgcacccaggtagtgcactgcaccgtctaccgtcttgcccatattgcacagacaatgtACCCATGTACCATAAGTTGatgctttattcattcattcatggttTGTTTAATAGGGACCAATACAATGTACATGCacaacttaaaaacagctaTCTTATGCCAGTATCATATAGTGCTTATAGcggatgctaatttgcaacacctgtccctagaagggctttttgtgaaaataagagattaaaacaggaatggaaacaggaaaaatgaataaataaatacaataaagcacacatttaaaaacataacatgTAAAAACTAGACATGTTCCATGTTGCCTATAACAGTCAGCGAGTCTGCAGGCTCTTGCATGGGGTTATTTATCATGTCAGTGTTGTCATGAGTGAGTGTGACTCCAGGGATTAGTGCAAAGCTTTCCCAGACAGCTAGTTTGTGTCTGATGTCCACGTGAGTCCCAAGCATAGACCAGCAGCTTAATCCACCTATCTATTTATCACCCACAGTGGTTCACCTTTTACTCTTAAAATAGGCCTGTTTCCAGACTATTGTTCATGATCATTTGGCTAGTTTTTTCATATTAGGACTTGTTAATTGGTACAACAGTTTGTCATTATTAGTGGTATTTCATAGTGTTGCTGTGGTGATGCTTTGGCCGTACATCTCATTGAATAGTCTCCCCCccatctctttctccttctcccttTCTTTCCCTCAGTTCTAGGTTTGCAGCTGACACTTTCTATGAAAGGATTAATCAGTATGACACTTCCTGAAATCTTATTTTGGCCTTGCACTTTTGTtcatttcacatcttttttttttgcttttctaaTGACAACTTTATGAAACTGAGCATttcgttgtgtgtgtgtgtgtcgatcCTTCAATACTGACTTTTCATCTCTGTGTTGACCCATGTAATGACAATTTCCTTCCAGATCTCAGACTCAAGAGCCCCTCTTTTTAACAATCTTGCGAGGAGAGCATTGCGATCAACTCACACGTCCCAGAGCAAGCGGGTTTGGgtcagcagcagtagcagcctTCTTGCTCTGCTTGGCTGGTTAACAGCTTGTGATGTCAGCCATTTTAGGTTGGACAGCACAGAGCATGGTGCTCCgccatttttttctctccctcccctctctcagcAACTCAGTTTTAAAACGCATGCACTGGCAGTGGCCACAGCAATGCAGCCGTTTGCAAACCCACGCAGCCATCCGCTCCCTGACCTGAGAGCAGCCCAAGCGGGACTCAGGAGCAGATGGAATGACACTGTAGGAACACCGTCATTGAGGTTTCCTTATATTGTTGCCAGTGTTGTATAAAGACTGAAATGGTAGTGGAGAGAAGTTCAGACGCACAGATTGGTGAGCCGTGTTTGTCGGCAGATGCATGAGTGAAACCCTAGAGTTGATTGACAGGAGGAGGTTAGTTGGAGCCATGTCTGTTCAAGGTGGGAGTAAATTCAGTGGCAAGACGAGTGTGTTTTGGGACACGGCGAAGGATTTCTGTTTTGctacagaggaggaaaaaaagcaaagggTTTGTGTTTTGGAAGAGAGACTCGTAGATGGCGAAGGGGTTTGGTGCAGACTTGATAATTAGCTGGAATACACTTGGGGATAGAGGTGGTCCCTCTCTGAAAGAGAGAGCATCTGCCAGATTTTCTATCCACGCCTGCGTCGCCTACAGTGAATACAGGAACGCTGCACGCCTCAGGCCGCTGCAGGCCGAACACAAGagccacagagagcagagggcaGCAGCCCAGGCAGATGTCAGGACAGTTAACAGGAAGAGACGCCATCAGCTCTGGCCAATAGCGTGCCTTGGCGACGGCGACCACACCTAGCTTGGAGACATCAACACCGCGTGAGGGAGGCACTGAAATAGGAGCAGGGCAGGGACTCTCCAAATACCACTCACAGGGGCGTGTGGAACAAACAAGCCGCGCTAGAGCCAGCGACTGGATGGCATAGGGAGATGTGCGTGTAGGTCTGAGTAACCATGTGTGTTTACCCACACGCATGTGCTTTAGAGAAATAAGCTggtgggagagagacagagagggggtaGGAGGTGGTTGCCATGGGGACAGTAACACACCAGTGGCGCTGCCGACCTGTCTCCCTGGGCCAAACTTGCtcggagagggaggagaagaaggaacggtgggagggagggagcagagagggaggggggagtgAGGAGACGAGTGTGGAAGCAAAGAAATGGAGCAAACAAGGAAAAGGCTGTTAGCATTTGTTACACATGTAGATATCAACATCACACCTGTATTCTCAGCTAGGTGAGGAGTAGTTCAGTTAGCACGCAGCTACGCTATGCGGCCGAGCTGTAGGATTTCTAGTGAGTGCTATTATTGGCCCGCGCTCAGAGGACGTAGCCCAGGCCCGAGACAAGAGTCAGGCCAGGGGATGAAAGGAGGTCACGCTGTGCTGAGCCATTGATGAGGTGTAGATACTGTATGAACCAGGAGGACATTGTCTTTGTGTGTCACTGCACTGGGAGATCTCTgactcttcacacacacaggaaaaaatGGCAGCTTCAATACCTCGGTAAACaaacctcaaacacacacacacaggcatgcagGCTGCCACCCCCGCAcgccacatacacacaaacgcGAGCACACATCCCCTCCctctaaaccccccccccccgcccaccccacctcacctcacctcatctCATCTCTCCACTCTCACAAGAAACCCACACATGCAAACCCTGACACATATAACGGGACACCATAACCACACGGTCAGTCAACGTATGTGCAGCATTCAAATTAAAGTTGCTGGCCGATGCGCTCACACCGGTGAGTCAACACGACTCGTCTGGCATTGCTGAGACATGAGCTGCCCATATTTCGACTCGCCGATAACAGCCAGGCTGGCTTTGTGCATTGTTTCACCTCACCTGTGCGAGGCCTGTGGGTCTCTGAGGCCCGACTTTTGTCTGCAGATGTGTTCACACCGTTGTGGTGTTAGATTTTTCTCACATGCCATCAGTGTTTGATGTGAACTTTGTCGCCATTGTGTCTTTCAGTCTGTCGATATGTGCAAATGGGATTAGTTTGAGTGATAATTTTGCATGATGAGACCCtgaagtgcatgtgtgtgcacatatacaGACACCGAATCTGAACTTCAGGTTATGTCCACTGGCTGAAGAGCTCGGGTTGGAACATTCCAGGCTTTGCAGTGCagcgaggagggagggaggaggaggaggaggagggaagagggaCTGTGTGATTGTAGTTTGGAGCAAGAAGGGGGCGTTGAAGAGCGGGGGTTAGCAGGGTGGGGTGGTGTTGGCTGGTCGGAGGGGGGTATCAGGGAGGAAAATTCCTCACCGAAACACCTCAGTGCTTCCTCCACGACTGTTAACACCCCTCCTTCCCTCGCCTCCTCACCCCAAACTGGCTGCCCATCCCCCAccatcctctcttcctctctcctctcctctcctctcctctcgcttGCCCACCCAACAGAACCACGTGATGGATGGCTGAGACTGCCCACCCATAAGCTTTTGTGTTGGTCATGTGACCAGCCTGCCTTGGCAGAGCGGTGCCCCCTGATGCAGAACTGAATGGCAGGGGAGCAGGAGGGGTGCACGACAGCCCGGCTGAGGGGCAGTCACTCTCTCTGGGGGGTGCACGGGGGAACAAGGGGCATCACGTTCCCTCCACAGTAGCAAACTTCATTTGCCTGTTAACCCCTCACACTCAAAGAGTCTCTCTCTGGTGGTGACAAAACAGGCAAAGATAACCAATTTGATGTCCAATTAAGTTTTCATCACAGGCTCGATAAAGTATCTCATTAGTGGTTGATTATTCATGGTTTTGCTTTCATAAAATTCAGAAAAGTTAGTATGTAGACTGGAGATAAGCTGCACGTGAAGTTACTAAAAAGAGGTTGTGGGCGTTTGAATGCAGGAAAGTGAACTCTGTATACCTTCGCTCAGTTAGTGTGTGAAAGGGCATCTGTAACACCCCAGTCCTGTGAGGGCTAACTGGGTTTTGAGCTAATGTACCATGACCTTTATGTTGCAAAGcaacgctgtgtgtgtgtgtgtgtgggtacaaaaaacacaagagagcATTTGCTGTTTAACAAGTTATATGTGATTGGTGGTTGGTGGATTGTACGATGACACTGACTTGGAGTATGCTGGCCACGTGATGGCGAGATGTGGTGTGGCAGCAGCATTGTACACAAAGAGTTTAGTCTGAAACTAGTCCCAGACAAGTTTAACATGTGCATGGGACTGCTCTGTTTGTGCATCAGAAGGCCAAGATTATTTTAGATCCGGGCCGCCTACCAGAAAAGCTGAATTTGTTAGTGAAGTATCTTTGCACAGGGAGGGGTTGGAAAGGTTTTTAGGGTTTTCCTGTTAAACTTCTCTGAGCCGTTGAACTTTTGTGAGCTTTTGCGGCTCTGTGTGTGAGGTGTCATGTCGGTGCAGAGTGATTGGGAGAGTAATTGCCCTACAGCTGTCCTCCAATACTGCATCACCgtcagagggggggggggacgacCCTCCTCCACAGGAAGCTTCGCCATTTTGCATTGGAGACAAAGGGGTGATGTGAAAATTTAAAGATTCACATTCTTACGCGGGTCTGTTTTTCTATCTGTGCTAGTGTTGGGCGCCATTTTTCCCATGCAACATCTGTTGAACCGCCCACTTGCGCGATTGTCAAGTAGACCCTATCTTAAGCATCACATTCACAAGTGAGCATTTCTGTGGCAATCTTTTATAAAAGGTGTTCATTGAAGCTACAGAGGCGCtggattaaaaaagaaaaaattacaGAATGTGCTCTCACTGTGGGGGTGTGTCTGAACGAGGGGAAGTGAGACAGAGTTGTGTGGGGGAGGGGAAAGAAGGGGGTAGGACAGGAGCTCTCCCAAAAAGCCTTGAGTGTGGGAGCAGACTGAGCTTGTTTGAATGCCCTCATAAAAGAGATAGCATTGAGTTTCATGGGACGGGGGAGTTGAGGAGAAGACTTGATTTTAAAGGCTTCACCTGAATCTTGTCACACGGTCTTATTATTACCTGTGCTGTTGATATTTTACCTGGAAACATCCAGCTGTGCATGATTTTCTTCCAGCTGAGAGGAAACTGGCTTGTACTGAGTAGCGTAAGATATCCTATCTCATTTCTCCTCCTTGAAATCTGTCTTTGAAATGTAACATTTTACGCCACAAACCAAACCATGACTGAAACTAAAACGTgttactctctctctcgttcctaGGTATTCCCTTTTAAATTTGCAGCGAGAACTACAAGTGGACCTATGGACATGTCCTGCTGTCCTCCTTCCCCCGTGCCTGGTCTATAGTCAACCAGAAACGACCCACATTCCCACCCACACCCCATTCCCAGCCATTTGACTCCACCACCCTGTGGTCCCACCATGGCCAGCAAGAGGAAGTCTACGACTCCTTGTATGATCCCCAGCAAGATCATACGCCCAGCAGATGAGGCTGAACGGGATTCTCCGGGTCTTCTCCATCATTCCAGGATTTCTGGAGTGGGCAGACATAGCCCGCTCGACCCTGGAGAGTATTCCAAACCAGAGGCGGGGGACGCCGGCAAAGATGGCGTTGGCACTTACACCTGTAAGCCTTGTAACTTTGAAACCCACGACCTTAACTTGTTCTTGGATCACGTGTACTCCGGGCACCCAGACTTCCGAGCGGACCCCAGCTTCTTCTGTGTGAGCTGTGGGGTTTCAACGCCCAAATTTGAGGGTCTGGCTCTGCATAACGCCAGGGTTCACCCCAGCACATTGACCATGATTTTGCGGCTGAGGAAGTTGGACACGAGGGCAGTGGTGGAGCAGAGTCTGGTGACTGGGGCAGAGACGGGGAAGGATAGCGAGATCTCCATCACCAAAACGCCGATTATGAGGATGCTGAAGGGCAAATCGGAGTCTAAACGGATAGTGGTGTCTCACCCGGTTTCAGACGAGCCTTCCTCGGACCCTCACTCTATCTCTGCGTCCAGAGATACGGAGAGAAAAGTGCCGGCTACAGTGACCGTCACCCATGTTCCCACAATTGTCCACAATGGAACGACCAAGGTCACTCTGCCCTCAGCGATCCAGATAGTCAACGGCTCTGGAGCATTACCGATGCTCAAGACTCCCATCACACAGGTGGGTGGTAGTTCATTCTGTCTCGTTATGGTAAAGTGTGTTGAGATTTGACTCGGATTAGTCAATTAAGATCATTTTATTCAGATTCCTTTAAATCTGTTTCCTAAAGGTGGTCTCAGTGGTTCAAAGCAGAAGTCTTCATCAATCTGCACCAATCACAGCCTCCTCAATTTCCTCTACTTcgtattcaacctccaaaaaTCTCCCCAAGGTaattgttttgatttatttttttgtgtcaagAGTGTTATGAAGTTAATTAGAGATCCAATAACGTTTCCACATTTCCCCCTCCCAGGTGATGATTCCTTTGAGCAGCATCCCTACCTACAGTGCCTCCATGGACTCCTCTTCCTTCCTGAAGACCTCCTTCAGTAAGTTCCCGTACCCCACAAAGGCGGAGCTCTGCTACCTGACAGTGGTCACAAAGTTCCCTGAAGAGCAGATCAAGATCTGGTTCACAGCCCAGAGACTGAAACAGGGCATCAGCTGGTCTCCTGAGGAGATCGAGGAGGCCAGGAGGAAGATGTTCAACACCATCATCCAGACTGCACCTTCCACCTCGCACAACCAGACCCACAGTCACCATAGCCAACAAACCATCACAGTCCTGCCTGCCTCGCTGGGGGCCACTGGGATCCATCAATTCCTGCAGGGCTCTCTTGTCAGCCAAGGAGGGGTGATCGTCACGCAGCCTGTAATGGCAAACGGTATCCAGGTCAGCAGTGCTCCTGTGGCGCTGGCTGTCACACCTAAGCCCCAGGCAGCAGCTCGCCCCATGATGCAGGCCCGACCCACTGCAGCCCTGGTGGCAGACAAAGGCATCAGCATGGTGGTGGGGACggtgggcagcagcagcactgggactaacatcattagCAGCAGCAATAGCAGTAGGAGTGGGAGAGGGGGCATTAGCAGTATTATTACGAGCAATCAAGCTAGTGTCATCAACCTTAGTGTAGGAAGCAGTAATCTTAAGGTTAGCAGTGTCAACGGTAAACACAGCGGCGCTAATGCAGTCCGCAATAATGTCACCAGCCACGTAAATGCTAAGGACACTGATATCAGGAAAGCCAATAACACCAGCATTGTGAGGAGTGACAACAAAGTGACCACAGAAAGTAAAAACGCCCCAGACAGCAAATCTAATAACAGCAAAACAGGCAGCGACGGACAGAAGAGAAAGGACACCAACAGTAGCAGCAACAAGAAGAACACAACTAGCACAGATGATGTCGACCGTACTACCAGTGACTCTCCAAACATCAAAGTGGAGGAGGCGTCCTCCCCTGCCTCAAAGTCTTCTTCCCCCTCTCCTGCAGCTCCTTCGGGTAACACACCTGGCTTAGTCAACGCCTTCCTGGACCCCAGCTTTTTCAAGGGCAAGAAGTCTCAGGAGCAGCTCAGCGCTCTGAAGGACAGCTTTCTGGCCGGCCAGTTTCCCGACCAGGAGGAGGTGGACCGCCTCATCGGTCTGACCGGGCTCACGGTACGAGAAGTCCGCAAGTGGTTCAGCGACCGCCGCTACCACTATCGCAACCTCAAAGGTTCACGCGCCAGCACAGGGGGACAGAGTAAGTCTGGCAGTGCAGCGGGAGCAGGGAGCGGTTCAAGCACGCCGGGGAGCAGCAGTGCCAATCCCGTGGATCTGTCTGAAAATAGCAGCAACTCCGGTGCAAAAACTCCCCAGCACAGCTCTGCACCCCTGAGCCCGGCTGCATCACAGACTCCAACCTCTCCCACCACACCTTCCCGCCGACTCCCCAGAGCTCCTTCTCCTGATTTCACCGCTATCCGCTACAAGGAGAGAGATCCTCACCAGGTGTGTAATAAGCTACGGGCATAAAATGTTGTGTTCCATGTGATCCCTCGGTTCTTGGTCTGGAGCTGCCGATTGTTTGCATTAtcatatattaaattattattttttttaattaaaggggaATTCCACTGGTTTTtgcacatcaaagtctgtttacaggtttGAATTCACACTAGAGCAGCGGCGAAGTGTGGCCTCCGGCAAGcagccatgcaatgtctatgaaaagccgTGGCTGCAACCGTTTGATTCTGCAGTGAAATGCAGCCAAACAAACtttgggaaaagtttaacttttagtggCAAAGTTCAGACGGCTAGTGCCCGACGCggatcagtaaacagatcctgtgactcctgtgatatgttgacctatgttacaaagaatttcttcccgcctgaaacaTGTGAATACGCCTCCCGGCTGCAGAAAGAAAACTGTAATTAATGTGGCGTGCTGCACTTGATGTGGGGGGGAATTATTTCATTGTGTgaaaaaaagtttcaaaaaGAAGAAGTGAGATTATCGGACATCTGTGGTGCGTTCCTCATTTCTGTTTGATGCTACCGGCTCAAGGCTACATTAGCAGCTACAAGCATCACACACAgtccattaataaatacacagtccattaataaatacacagtCCATTAATAAATACgatgtctgaaaagaaaaaaacaacaacctaaaAGCCGCTGACAGGGTGAGGTTTGAGGCCTGGTTTGCTTGGTTTTGACGCGCTGCCAAAATGATTCACTGAGATTCATAAATACATTAACATATGATCAACTTATTATAACGTGCACAAAATTATAATCGGGATAAACagcgatttaaaaaaagtagcaACAAAACATTTGGCAAACCCACTCACCCTCTCGCACCGAGGTAACAGCTGGTTATATTAAGAGTGCCGCTCATATCTATGTGACACAACTCTCCCAATACATTGTGATCtcacaaaataataaaagactTTATCACAAATACTAATGAATACCAGTACCAAAAATATTAACCATCGCAAACCTTATTAACATAACTACAAACGTCACTCCTGTCTGACTTCGTTCATGGCTCCTACAAACTGTTTATTCTATAAAAGGcctgaaaatagtgaaaaatgcccatcttcatcatcaaatgtcttgtggtgaagaaaaagcaacaaatcATCACAGTGAATGTTTGGCACTTAAATGAATAATCGAAaatcaaaattgttgctgattaattttcttgTTGATTCTACTCAGTTCTTCCACATTTTTGACTTTGTCCTTTCCTGTCTTGTGTTCAGTTAAAGGCTCTAGATGCCAGTTTTGAGCAGGATCCTGAGCCAGAAGGAGAGGAAGTGGACAGACTGCGATCTGAGACCAAGATGACCAGGAGGGAGATCCACGGCTGGTTCTCCGACAGGAGGAAGAGAGTGGCAGctgagaagaagagagaggaggcggAGCGGGCtttgagagaggaagagggggagatgGAGGTCGAtggggaggagagacagagagaggacggCTCACCAGAACTGAAAGTCAACCCTATTAAAATCAACCTGAAGATGCTCAAGGTGACAGAGGCCAACGGCAAAGCAGAGGGTGAAGGGTTGGATAGCGTGCCGCCTGCATCCTCCCCAGGCCCCACTCCATCCTCCACCCACAAACCACCCCAGTCCTCCACCCCAACACCCAAACCATCCCACTCCCCCAAACCCAACGCCATCCGAGGTAAGAAGACGGCGGAGCAGCTGCAGATGCTCAAACAAGTCTACGCCCGCACCCAGTGGCCCAGCGCTACTCAGTACGATGAAATGATCTCCACCACCGGACTGTCCAGACCCGAGGTGGTGCGCTGGTTCGGGGACTGTCGCTACGTGCAGAAGAACGGCCAGCTGAAGTGGCTGGAGACTTACCAGACTATGGCTCTGGAAGAGGGCCTCCAGAAGGGGAACACAGAGATTCTCCAGGCCCACCACGACGACCACGGCAGCCTGGAGGAGCCACAGGTACAG
This region includes:
- the zhx3 gene encoding zinc fingers and homeoboxes protein 3; this translates as MASKRKSTTPCMIPSKIIRPADEAERDSPGLLHHSRISGVGRHSPLDPGEYSKPEAGDAGKDGVGTYTCKPCNFETHDLNLFLDHVYSGHPDFRADPSFFCVSCGVSTPKFEGLALHNARVHPSTLTMILRLRKLDTRAVVEQSLVTGAETGKDSEISITKTPIMRMLKGKSESKRIVVSHPVSDEPSSDPHSISASRDTERKVPATVTVTHVPTIVHNGTTKVTLPSAIQIVNGSGALPMLKTPITQVVSVVQSRSLHQSAPITASSISSTSYSTSKNLPKVMIPLSSIPTYSASMDSSSFLKTSFSKFPYPTKAELCYLTVVTKFPEEQIKIWFTAQRLKQGISWSPEEIEEARRKMFNTIIQTAPSTSHNQTHSHHSQQTITVLPASLGATGIHQFLQGSLVSQGGVIVTQPVMANGIQVSSAPVALAVTPKPQAAARPMMQARPTAALVADKGISMVVGTVGSSSTGTNIISSSNSSRSGRGGISSIITSNQASVINLSVGSSNLKVSSVNGKHSGANAVRNNVTSHVNAKDTDIRKANNTSIVRSDNKVTTESKNAPDSKSNNSKTGSDGQKRKDTNSSSNKKNTTSTDDVDRTTSDSPNIKVEEASSPASKSSSPSPAAPSGNTPGLVNAFLDPSFFKGKKSQEQLSALKDSFLAGQFPDQEEVDRLIGLTGLTVREVRKWFSDRRYHYRNLKGSRASTGGQSKSGSAAGAGSGSSTPGSSSANPVDLSENSSNSGAKTPQHSSAPLSPAASQTPTSPTTPSRRLPRAPSPDFTAIRYKERDPHQLKALDASFEQDPEPEGEEVDRLRSETKMTRREIHGWFSDRRKRVAAEKKREEAERALREEEGEMEVDGEERQREDGSPELKVNPIKINLKMLKVTEANGKAEGEGLDSVPPASSPGPTPSSTHKPPQSSTPTPKPSHSPKPNAIRGKKTAEQLQMLKQVYARTQWPSATQYDEMISTTGLSRPEVVRWFGDCRYVQKNGQLKWLETYQTMALEEGLQKGNTEILQAHHDDHGSLEEPQLQELAQACGLTADLVRHWFSTKASLPRLEQTAAAHATEPSPGSPDAAAEPRSTGSSPLEPQPGGGTEEKMEQSVCGVATEAEEADADKTVNPTKGTD